The sequence below is a genomic window from Salinispira pacifica.
ACGACTCTGCGCAGATATCCGATCCGCCGGACAGCTACGCCGAACTTCTGGAATGGGCACGGGAAAACCCCGGCCTGCTCACATACCCCCAGCCGCCGGACTTTACCGGGTCTGCCTTCATCCGCCAGGCGTTCTATGAACTTACCGGAGGATATGAACAGTATCAGGAGGGCTTTGATGCCGATCTTTTCCAGGAAAAGGTTCCTGCGCTATGGGATTACCTGAATGCTCTGGAGCCCTATCTCTGGCGGGAGGGAGAAACCTATCCTGCTGACCTGGCCAGTCTGGACGGGCTCTTTGAACGGGGGGAAGTTGCGTTCAACATGACCTTCACCCAGACCGGAGCGGCGGGAAAAATTGCCCAGGGCCGGTATCCGGAAACGGTGCGCACATTTGTGTTTGAAAATGCAAGCCTTGCCAACACCCATTACATCGCCATCCCCTTTAATGCCCCCAACAAGGCGGGAGCCATGGCGGCAATCAACGGGATCCTCTCTCCGGAAATGCAGCTGTCCAAAAACGACCCGGAGAACTGGGGAGATTTTACGGTTCTTGATACCTCCCGGCTGAGCGAAGAGATGCGACGCAGGTTCGCAGCCCTTGATCTGGGTGAAGCTACCCTGGATCTGGATGTGCTGAGCAGCAATGCAGTGCCGGAAATTGCCTCAGATTATATTGAGGCCCTTGAACAGGGTTGGAAGGAACATGTTCTTAACGAATAAGGGCTCCCGGACAAACCGTTCCCGGCGCCCCGGCCTGTGGGGTCTGTTGCCGGGCCTGGCGGCGGCTTTTCTGGTGGTGGCCGCAGGGGGGATCTACAGCACATCTGGCTTACTGAGCCTGGATTCCGGAGAGCTGAGTACTCTCCTGCCCGATTCCCGGGAATATCTGCACAGTCTGGCGTTCAGTCTGGGTATCGCCGGCATCTCCACAGGAATCAGCCTGTTTCTTGCAGTCCCCCTGGCGGTCTGGATCTGGAGGCAGAACAACTTTACTCTCAGGGATTTGTATACCATCCCTCTGATCCTGCCCCATATTGTGGCCGCTTTTTTTGTAATAGCGTTTTTTTCCCAGAGCGGTATGATTTCATCCCTTGTACAGAAACTGGGGCTGATTCAGCGCCCGTCGGATTTTCCGGTTCTGGTATTTGATGCTTCCGGACGGGGCATAATTCTGGCATATGTGTACAAGGAAACATCATTTGTGACCCTGATGATTCTCGCTTCCCTGAAGAAGCTTCCGCCGGGGCTGATGGAAAACGCCCGGATGTTCCGGTCACCCCCGCTGCAGCGTTTCAGAAGCATCATCCTCCCCCACATCGGCGGGAGTCTCTGGTATTCGGGGATCATCATCTTCCTCTACAGCTTCGGCGCATACGATATTCCCTACCTGCTGGGCTCAAGCAGCAATCCCATGCTTTCCATTGAAGCCTACCGCCTCTTTTTCACCGGAAGTCTCTCCCAGCGACCGGCGGCAATCCTGCTTCTCAGCTTCGCCTGGCTTATATCGCTGGTGTTTCTCGGACTCTTTATTGTCAGCAGGGTGGTGTTCAGTCCCCGTCAGGAGGAACAGTCATGGCAGGAATGAAGCGGTCGGGAAAATCTTCGCCGGGAAGAGCCCCGGCCCTGTTTCGGATCATTTACGTCCTGTTTTTTCTCCTTCCCCTTTTTTATCTGCTGGTACGCAGCTTTGCGGGAGTATGGAGCTTTCCTTCCCTGCTTCCGGACAGCTGGAGCGTGCGGGCCTGGAGGTATTTCGGTGAATACTCTGCGGAAATATTTTCCGCCCTTGGTTCTTCGGTTCTCTACAGCTTCACCGCAGCCCTTCTGAGCCTGGCCATTGCACTTTTTCCTGCCCGGGTCCTTGCGAGAAGAAAATTCAGGGGCCGGATTATTGTTGAATCCCTGATGCTGGCGCCCCTGGTGATTCCCGCCCTGGTATTCACCCTGGGTATATACCCCTATCTTTTGAGAAGCGGTACGGCGGACAGTTTCGCCGCGGTTGCAGGCGTCCTGGCAATTATCAACTATCCCTACATGCTGCGAAGTCTCACCTCGGGGTTCGAATCCTACGGTCCCGGCCTGGATACCGCTGCACGGATGCTGGGGGCGGGCATGCTTCGCCGGCTGCGGGATATTCACCTTCCCCAGCTGTTACCGGCCATTCTCGCCGGAGCGACGGTGGTTTTCCTGGCCTCATTCACCGAATACTTTGTGGTGTTCCTGGTGGGAGGCGGACGGGTGCCCTCCTTTGCGGGCTATCTGCTCCCCCTGCTGAGATCATCGGAGTGGAGCATCAGTTCGCTGATGACCCTGATGTTTCTCGCCATTCCCCTGGCACTCTATGCAGTTCTCAGTACGCTGATTGACGGGTACTACCGCAAGCGGGGAATTTCCCGGGATAGGTGACTGCCGCCCCGCCGCTGAAGCTCTCCCGGCCTGAGTCCCTTCCCTCCCGGGGAAATATTCGCTACACTGGGGGAGTTCATGTCATCAGAGACCCCGGAAACAGCAACATCCCTCAGCAGTCAACACAGCCCTCCCGACTCAGGTGAACTCCACGAGGCATTGAAGCACCACTTCGGGTACGAGAAGTTCAAGCCTCTGCAGGAGGAAGTGATCCGGCACAGCATGTCCGGAAAGGATGCGGTGCTCCTTCTGCCCACCGGCGGCGGGAAATCAGTGTGCTACCAGCTTCCGGCGGTGATCACTGGAGGGCTCACGCTGGTGGTGTCACCCCTCATTTCCCTGATGCAGGATCAGGTTCAGTCTCTCCGGCAGAACGGGATTACCGCAGCATTTCTTAACAGCAGCATGACCGGCGCCGAAGAACAGGAAGTATACCGCTCCATGGAAGGCGGCGAGCTGCGGCTGCTGTACGCCGCTCCCGAGCGGGTGCTGAGAGAAGATTTCCTCACCGCCCTTACATCCGCCGGCCTGGACCGCATAGCCATCGATGAAGCCCACTGCGTCTCCAGCTGGGGCATAGTTTCCGCCCGGTGTACCGCCGCCTGAGCGAACTGAAACGGCGCTTCCCGGGAGTGCCGGTAATTGCCCTCACCGCAACCGCAGACCGCAGCGTACGCAGCGACATTGCCGCGCTGCTGGGACTGGACAATCCCGAGCTTTTCCTGGGTTCCTTCGACCGGCCCAATATCCGCCTGAGCGTCCTGCCGGGAAAGGAACGCTTTGAACAGATCCTCCATATGGTTCTGCGCTACCGGGATGAAAGCGGAATCGTGTACTGCAGCAGCCGGAAAGCCTGTGAACAGCTGGAAAAGAAACTCCGTGCCAAGGGAGTTTCCGCCAGGGCATATCATGCGGGGCTGGATGCCGAAACCCGCAGAACCATTCAAAGCGATTTTATCCGGGATGAAATCCAGGTGATCACTGCAACCATTGCCTTCGGCATGGGCATCGATAAGCCGGATGTGCGCTTTGTCATCCACTACAATATGCCGGGAAATCTCGAAAGCTACTACCAGGAAATCGGACGGGCCGGCCGGGACGCTGAGGATGCGGAAGCCGTACTGTTTTACAGCTACCGGGACATACAGCAGCAGCTGAACTTCATAGCCCGGATAGAACATGATGACTACCGGAACATTCAGGAAGCGAAGCTCAAGAGGATGCAGGAATACGCGGAAAGCCATGTATGCCGAAGACGGGTCCTTCTCTCATATTTCAATGAAATCCCAGAACATGACTGCGGCAACTGCGATGTCTGCAGCAATCCCCCGGAATATATTGACGGTACGATTATCGCCCAGAAAGCCCTTTCGGCGGTAAAACGCTGCCGGGAGGCAATCAGTGCAGGTACGCTGGTGGATATTCTTCGGGGAAATATGAGCCGGGAAGTTGAGAACCGGGGACTGAACCGCATACCCACCTTCGGGGTGGGCCGGGATGTTTCCCCTGCTGCCTGGCAGCAGTACATTCAGCAGCTCATCCATCTGGGCGCTCTGGAGCCGGATTACCGGGACCGATTCACCCTGAAAATTCCGGAACAGGGCAGCCGCATTCTCTTTAAAAACCAGAAAGTAAAACTTGTCAGCATGGATACCATCAGCAGGCGGCGGGAGCAGCAGGAAAATCTCCGGCTTCACTCAGATACGGAACAGGATGTGAACCCGGCGCTTCTGGAAGCATTGAAAAAGCTGAGACGCCGTCTGGCGGAAGAGAGCGGTGTTCCGCCCTACATCGTGTTTTCCGATGCCAGTCTCAAGGATATGGCCGCCCGAAAACCCCTGAATGAACTGGCATTCCGGATGGTGAAAGGGGTTGGAGATCACAAAGCGGAATTATACTCCGGAATTTTTATTCAGTGCATCAGGGAGTACGGAGATTAGCCCGAAGAATCGTTCTCTCAATTGTCCGGATCGTTTTTCCCGGTATGCGCATTGATGTTCCGTTTTTTGAAATAGAGCATCTCATCGGCAATGGCCAGCACCTCTTCCACACTTCTGTTTCTGCTTTCTGCTATCCCCCAGCTCACCGAGAGTCCCTGCTCCCGGTAACCTGCGCAATACGTATCCAGCTCCTTCTGCATCCGCTTCATCTGATGTTCGGCATCTTCTAGCTCCGTAGAGGGAAATATCAGTATAAATTCATCCCCCCCGTAGCGGACAGCCAGATCGTAATTCCGAATGGAGCTGACAAGAATTCCCGCAATATCCTTCAGCACCCGGTCCCCTTCCAGATGCCCCAGACTGTCGTTCACCCGTTTGAAATGATTAATATCTATAAATACCAGGGAGAATACCGTCTTGTTCCGGAGACTCCGGTTATGTTCCTTCTCGATGTACTCGTTGAAA
It includes:
- a CDS encoding RecQ family ATP-dependent DNA helicase, which encodes MYRRLSELKRRFPGVPVIALTATADRSVRSDIAALLGLDNPELFLGSFDRPNIRLSVLPGKERFEQILHMVLRYRDESGIVYCSSRKACEQLEKKLRAKGVSARAYHAGLDAETRRTIQSDFIRDEIQVITATIAFGMGIDKPDVRFVIHYNMPGNLESYYQEIGRAGRDAEDAEAVLFYSYRDIQQQLNFIARIEHDDYRNIQEAKLKRMQEYAESHVCRRRVLLSYFNEIPEHDCGNCDVCSNPPEYIDGTIIAQKALSAVKRCREAISAGTLVDILRGNMSREVENRGLNRIPTFGVGRDVSPAAWQQYIQQLIHLGALEPDYRDRFTLKIPEQGSRILFKNQKVKLVSMDTISRRREQQENLRLHSDTEQDVNPALLEALKKLRRRLAEESGVPPYIVFSDASLKDMAARKPLNELAFRMVKGVGDHKAELYSGIFIQCIREYGD
- a CDS encoding DEAD/DEAH box helicase → MSSETPETATSLSSQHSPPDSGELHEALKHHFGYEKFKPLQEEVIRHSMSGKDAVLLLPTGGGKSVCYQLPAVITGGLTLVVSPLISLMQDQVQSLRQNGITAAFLNSSMTGAEEQEVYRSMEGGELRLLYAAPERVLREDFLTALTSAGLDRIAIDEAHCVSSWGIVSARCTAA
- a CDS encoding ABC transporter permease is translated as MFLTNKGSRTNRSRRPGLWGLLPGLAAAFLVVAAGGIYSTSGLLSLDSGELSTLLPDSREYLHSLAFSLGIAGISTGISLFLAVPLAVWIWRQNNFTLRDLYTIPLILPHIVAAFFVIAFFSQSGMISSLVQKLGLIQRPSDFPVLVFDASGRGIILAYVYKETSFVTLMILASLKKLPPGLMENARMFRSPPLQRFRSIILPHIGGSLWYSGIIIFLYSFGAYDIPYLLGSSSNPMLSIEAYRLFFTGSLSQRPAAILLLSFAWLISLVFLGLFIVSRVVFSPRQEEQSWQE
- a CDS encoding ABC transporter permease — protein: MAGMKRSGKSSPGRAPALFRIIYVLFFLLPLFYLLVRSFAGVWSFPSLLPDSWSVRAWRYFGEYSAEIFSALGSSVLYSFTAALLSLAIALFPARVLARRKFRGRIIVESLMLAPLVIPALVFTLGIYPYLLRSGTADSFAAVAGVLAIINYPYMLRSLTSGFESYGPGLDTAARMLGAGMLRRLRDIHLPQLLPAILAGATVVFLASFTEYFVVFLVGGGRVPSFAGYLLPLLRSSEWSISSLMTLMFLAIPLALYAVLSTLIDGYYRKRGISRDR
- a CDS encoding ABC transporter substrate-binding protein, coding for MKRFRSHQSSTRRSAAGLPAAVLIILVSLIILIAGGCADSTEPEGREPSDAPGSALLENEFEDLLQEARDSTVRFYMWGGSPQVNAWVDGELSEYLMDTYGITLERVPMDAGVFVNRLLSEKEAGREEGIMDLLWINGENFRNAREGDILFGPFTHSIPNHRDLVDPSTTVSDAGFPVDGYEAPYGKAQFVMEYDSAQISDPPDSYAELLEWARENPGLLTYPQPPDFTGSAFIRQAFYELTGGYEQYQEGFDADLFQEKVPALWDYLNALEPYLWREGETYPADLASLDGLFERGEVAFNMTFTQTGAAGKIAQGRYPETVRTFVFENASLANTHYIAIPFNAPNKAGAMAAINGILSPEMQLSKNDPENWGDFTVLDTSRLSEEMRRRFAALDLGEATLDLDVLSSNAVPEIASDYIEALEQGWKEHVLNE